One Desulfuromonas acetoxidans DSM 684 DNA segment encodes these proteins:
- a CDS encoding YifB family Mg chelatase-like AAA ATPase: MLANILSGALIGIDAYPVEVEVDVAQGLPQFSTVGLPEGAVKESKDRVKSAIKNSGYDFPVRRITVNLAPADIRKDAASLDLPMALGILAATGIVGEKARRYLYMGELSLDGRIKAVRGTLAVAAAAKDWNLDGLILPQDNAAEGAAVQGLPVYPVENLAQVVMFLNDEAVLCAFSEPSPPITASPCHEENFSEVCGQQHAKRALEVAAAGGHNMLMVGPPGSGKTMLARRVPTILPQLDFSEALETTKIHSVSGLLGQHEALIRQRPFRAPHHTISDAGLIGGGSIPRPGEVSLSHNGVLFLDELPEFRKNVLEMLRQPLEDGQVVISRAALSLTYPADFMLVAAMNPCQCGFLGDSHHACHCTPPQLQRYRSRLSGPLLDRIDLHIEVPRVNHQELADKQEGESSEIIRRRVELARQVQRERFRKHQLYTNGQMQARHIRAFCALDSDGEQLLAQVTERLGLSARSYSRILKVARTIADLANEDNIHQSHLAEAIQYRSLDRPVHS, from the coding sequence ATGTTGGCAAATATTTTATCGGGAGCCCTGATCGGCATTGATGCCTATCCAGTGGAAGTTGAAGTGGATGTCGCCCAGGGGCTGCCACAGTTCTCTACCGTCGGACTGCCGGAAGGTGCGGTCAAAGAGAGCAAGGATCGCGTCAAATCGGCGATCAAAAACAGTGGCTACGATTTTCCCGTGCGGCGCATCACCGTCAACCTGGCCCCGGCTGATATCCGCAAAGATGCCGCCTCCCTTGATTTACCCATGGCTCTGGGCATCCTTGCCGCCACCGGCATTGTCGGCGAAAAAGCCCGCCGCTATCTGTATATGGGCGAACTCTCGCTCGACGGCCGCATAAAAGCGGTGCGCGGCACGCTGGCGGTGGCGGCTGCGGCCAAAGACTGGAACCTCGACGGACTGATCCTGCCTCAGGACAATGCAGCCGAAGGTGCAGCCGTTCAGGGGTTGCCGGTTTACCCCGTGGAAAACCTCGCCCAAGTGGTGATGTTCCTTAACGACGAAGCAGTCCTCTGCGCCTTTTCGGAACCATCACCGCCCATCACCGCGAGCCCCTGCCACGAAGAAAACTTCAGCGAAGTGTGTGGCCAGCAACATGCAAAACGTGCGCTGGAGGTAGCTGCAGCCGGTGGGCACAACATGCTGATGGTTGGTCCGCCAGGCAGCGGCAAGACCATGCTGGCTAGACGCGTTCCAACGATATTACCGCAACTCGATTTCAGCGAGGCCCTGGAAACCACCAAAATCCATTCTGTCTCCGGCCTGCTCGGCCAGCATGAGGCACTGATCCGCCAGCGACCATTTCGCGCCCCCCATCACACGATCTCCGATGCCGGACTGATCGGCGGTGGCAGTATTCCACGCCCTGGTGAAGTGAGCCTGTCGCACAACGGTGTGTTGTTTCTTGATGAGCTGCCTGAATTTCGCAAAAACGTGTTGGAGATGTTACGCCAACCCCTTGAGGACGGCCAAGTGGTGATCAGCCGTGCCGCGTTGAGTCTCACTTATCCGGCCGACTTCATGCTGGTTGCCGCCATGAACCCCTGCCAGTGCGGCTTTCTCGGTGACAGCCATCATGCCTGCCACTGCACACCGCCACAATTACAGCGCTACCGCAGCCGCCTTTCCGGGCCGCTGCTTGACCGCATCGACCTGCACATCGAGGTGCCGCGAGTCAACCATCAGGAACTTGCCGACAAGCAGGAGGGCGAATCGAGCGAAATTATCCGTCGCCGCGTCGAACTGGCCCGTCAGGTCCAGCGCGAACGTTTTCGCAAACACCAGCTGTACACCAACGGCCAGATGCAGGCGCGCCATATCCGTGCCTTCTGCGCTCTGGACAGCGACGGGGAGCAACTTCTCGCCCAGGTGACCGAACGGCTCGGCCTCTCCGCCCGCAGCTACAGTCGCATCCTTAAAGTCGCCCGCACCATCGCCGACCTGGCCAACGAAGACAACATTCACCAATCCCACCTGGCCGAGGCCATTCAGTACCGCTCTCTGGACCGACCGGTTCACAGCTAA
- a CDS encoding KamA family radical SAM protein, with protein sequence MSDDRGATTQTWQQQLANFVNTIERLEQYVNLTDDERQILEQNKTTWGTTPYFASLMDADDPQCPIRKQVIPSSLEQQNTYGMDDYLMWKENRDTEEQRPDSIARQYKDRVAFTVTQTCGIYCRHCFRKELVVDGDLTFDFNVDDGLEWISQHPEVRDVLITGGDPLLLPDEKIAYLIERLRAIPHIQMIRFGSRVPIVLPQRITPELKNILGGNHKVPIWLNTQCNHPKELTEHTAQAVYDLMTCGVNVGNQAVLLKGINDDVETFRELHQKLLRVRIRPYYVFYCEAAPGIDHFRTPVEKGAELIRDALRGHTTGLAQPMYVVATNIGKIPLMPDYYIVDKDDEQYTLRNHKGQITHLPNIPE encoded by the coding sequence ATGTCTGATGACCGTGGCGCCACCACGCAAACATGGCAGCAACAACTGGCTAACTTTGTCAACACCATCGAACGACTCGAGCAGTATGTGAATCTCACCGACGATGAACGGCAGATTCTTGAACAGAATAAGACCACTTGGGGCACCACCCCCTACTTTGCCTCACTCATGGACGCGGATGATCCGCAATGTCCAATCCGCAAGCAGGTCATCCCATCAAGTTTGGAACAGCAAAATACCTACGGCATGGACGATTACCTGATGTGGAAGGAGAATCGCGACACCGAAGAGCAGCGGCCGGACAGCATTGCCCGCCAGTACAAGGATCGCGTGGCCTTTACCGTCACCCAGACCTGCGGTATTTATTGTCGCCACTGCTTTCGCAAAGAGCTGGTGGTGGATGGCGACCTGACGTTCGACTTTAATGTGGATGACGGGTTAGAGTGGATCAGCCAGCATCCCGAAGTGCGTGATGTGCTGATCACCGGCGGTGATCCGTTATTGCTCCCTGATGAAAAGATTGCCTACCTGATTGAGCGGTTGCGGGCGATTCCCCACATTCAAATGATCCGTTTCGGTTCACGGGTGCCGATTGTGTTGCCGCAGCGTATTACCCCGGAATTGAAAAATATTCTCGGCGGCAACCATAAGGTGCCGATCTGGCTGAATACCCAGTGTAACCATCCCAAAGAGCTGACCGAACACACCGCCCAGGCGGTGTATGATCTGATGACCTGCGGCGTCAATGTTGGTAATCAGGCGGTCCTGCTTAAAGGGATCAACGACGATGTTGAGACCTTCCGTGAACTGCACCAAAAACTGTTGCGGGTGCGTATCCGTCCCTATTATGTGTTTTACTGCGAAGCGGCGCCGGGCATCGATCATTTCCGCACACCGGTGGAAAAGGGAGCCGAATTGATTCGCGATGCCTTGCGTGGCCACACCACCGGTCTGGCGCAGCCCATGTATGTGGTGGCGACCAATATCGGCAAGATTCCGCTGATGCCCGATTACTATATTGTGGATAAGGACGACGAACAATACACCCTGCGTAACCACAAAGGGCAAATTACCCATCTGCCGAATATTCCAGAATAA
- the ablB gene encoding putative beta-lysine N-acetyltransferase, translated as MSDEIVHFKHSQLQHGKSNDRVYLMKVDERDLPEVIQLAETLAEEHGYSKLFTKVPATLEHAFFAHGFIEEARVSGLFGGEQEGVFLSRFVDAQRGEEQYVDTVQDVLAAARAKPTVSFTDAVLPAGYSCQLLGPQDAEDMAALYKVVFESYPFPIHDPDYLRQTMDEDVIYHGIRHHGVLVAVSSSEMNVAQKHVEMTDFATHPDQRGAGLASFLLEEMEQDMRRRGIRTAFTIARAYSFGMNITFSKHGYRFTGTLVNNTQIFGQLESMNIWFKAL; from the coding sequence ATGAGTGATGAGATTGTCCACTTTAAACATTCGCAGTTGCAACACGGCAAAAGCAATGATCGTGTCTATCTGATGAAGGTGGACGAGCGTGACTTGCCGGAGGTGATTCAGTTGGCCGAAACACTGGCCGAGGAACACGGTTACAGCAAGCTGTTTACCAAGGTTCCGGCCACGCTGGAACATGCCTTTTTCGCCCATGGTTTCATCGAGGAAGCTCGGGTTTCTGGTCTGTTCGGTGGTGAACAGGAAGGGGTTTTTCTCAGTCGCTTTGTCGACGCTCAACGTGGTGAAGAGCAGTATGTCGATACCGTCCAGGATGTGCTGGCTGCCGCCCGAGCTAAGCCGACCGTATCGTTTACCGACGCCGTATTGCCCGCAGGCTACTCCTGTCAGCTTCTTGGTCCGCAGGATGCCGAGGACATGGCCGCTCTGTATAAGGTGGTTTTTGAATCCTATCCGTTTCCGATTCATGATCCGGACTATCTGCGTCAGACCATGGATGAGGATGTGATCTATCACGGCATCCGTCATCACGGTGTGCTGGTCGCGGTGTCTTCATCAGAGATGAATGTGGCGCAAAAGCATGTTGAGATGACCGATTTTGCCACCCATCCCGATCAGCGAGGTGCCGGTCTGGCCAGTTTTCTGCTCGAAGAGATGGAGCAGGATATGCGCCGCCGCGGCATCCGCACCGCATTTACCATTGCCCGAGCCTATTCGTTCGGCATGAATATCACCTTCAGCAAGCACGGTTACCGCTTTACCGGCACGCTGGTCAATAACACCCAGATCTTCGGCCAATTGGAGAGCATGAATATCTGGTTCAAGGCGTTGTAA
- the ablA gene encoding lysine 2,3-aminomutase gives MSIFNKAQQEIAEHLGDEKIVLSKWKDWKWQMSKCIKSVDDFEQLLGIEFEPEYRKKIEQTVDTFPLSITPYYLSLINTDDYANDPVFRQAFPVPEELQVLDHDMADPLAEDQDSPAPGITHRYPDRVLFHISNICSMYCRHCTRKRKVGDQDTVPGREEIEAGLEYIRNNPVVRDVLLSGGDPLMLSDDHLDWILTELDQIEHVQVVRLGTRMPVVLPYRITDDLVAVLKKHHPIWVNTHFNHPREMTTSSKEAVRKLADAGIPLGNQSVLLAGVNDCPRIMKALVHKLVANRVRPYYLYQCDLSEGLNHFRTPVGKGIEIMESLRGHTSGFSVPTYVVDAPGGGGKIPLNPNYLVSLSTNKVVLRNYEGVITTYKEPDSYEQHFCDRKCDACDLQLQLDDAEEYRAIGIEKLLADHDQTISLTPEDNERMERRAL, from the coding sequence ATGTCGATTTTTAACAAAGCTCAGCAGGAGATTGCCGAACATCTCGGCGATGAAAAAATTGTTTTATCGAAATGGAAAGACTGGAAATGGCAGATGAGTAAATGCATCAAGTCGGTGGACGACTTTGAGCAGTTGCTCGGCATTGAGTTTGAACCGGAATACCGGAAAAAAATAGAACAAACTGTGGACACGTTTCCACTCTCCATTACCCCCTATTATCTCTCGTTGATTAATACTGACGACTATGCCAACGACCCGGTATTTCGCCAGGCATTTCCGGTGCCCGAAGAGTTGCAGGTGTTGGATCATGATATGGCTGATCCGTTGGCGGAAGATCAGGACAGCCCAGCTCCGGGCATTACCCATCGCTATCCGGACCGGGTGTTGTTTCATATCAGCAATATTTGCTCGATGTACTGCCGTCACTGTACGCGTAAGCGCAAAGTCGGTGATCAGGATACTGTGCCGGGGCGTGAAGAGATCGAAGCGGGCCTGGAGTATATCCGGAACAATCCAGTGGTGCGCGATGTCCTGCTGTCTGGTGGCGATCCGCTGATGCTGTCGGATGACCATCTCGATTGGATTCTCACCGAACTGGACCAGATTGAGCATGTGCAGGTGGTGCGTCTTGGCACCCGCATGCCAGTGGTGCTGCCCTATCGCATCACCGACGATCTGGTGGCGGTGTTGAAGAAACATCACCCTATTTGGGTCAATACCCATTTCAACCATCCGCGCGAGATGACGACCTCGTCGAAAGAGGCGGTGCGCAAGCTGGCGGATGCCGGTATTCCTCTGGGCAACCAGAGTGTTCTGCTCGCCGGGGTCAATGACTGCCCGCGCATCATGAAAGCGCTGGTTCATAAGCTGGTCGCCAATCGAGTGCGCCCGTACTACCTCTATCAATGTGACCTGTCGGAGGGGCTGAACCATTTTCGTACCCCGGTTGGCAAGGGGATTGAGATCATGGAAAGCCTGCGTGGCCATACCAGTGGTTTTTCGGTTCCCACCTATGTAGTGGATGCGCCGGGCGGTGGCGGCAAAATTCCGCTCAATCCCAATTACCTGGTGTCTCTGTCCACCAATAAGGTGGTGCTGCGTAATTATGAAGGGGTGATCACCACCTATAAAGAGCCGGACAGTTATGAACAGCATTTCTGTGATCGCAAATGTGATGCCTGTGACCTGCAATTGCAGCTGGATGATGCCGAGGAATATCGTGCCATCGGTATAGAAAAGCTGTTGGCAGACCATGATCAGACCATCTCCTTAACCCCCGAAGACAATGAAAGGATGGAACGCCGCGCACTATGA